gtccctctgtgtcccgccacagccttggctccatcagggtctcctggctccatcagggtctcctggtctccatcagggtctcctggctccatcagggtctcctggttcaatcaggctctcctggcttccatcaggctctcctggctccatcagggtcccctggctccatcagggtttCCTGGCTTCCATGATGCTCCACTCTGTCCCAAGGGGCATCCACGGCTCAGCTTTGGAGCCCTGCAAGATCCAAAGGTTCCCCCCAACaaacaccagcccagggacccccaggatatTTGGGCTGAGCTCCCGCTGCCCAGGCACCTGCATGGAACCCAAGTGACCGCTGGGACTCCATGGAATGTCCTGGAACAAACTGTCCCTGGTCAGACAGGGGTGCCATggaacacaggtgccactgggacacaaacactgcccatggaaccgagtgtccatggggacagagccgggcctgatggaacactggagaacattgtcacccaatggaatccatggaaccaggtgtccatggtgacactggagaacattgtcaccccatggaatccatggaaccaggtgtccatggtgacactggagaacattgtcaccccatggaatccatggaaccaggtgtccatggtgacactggagaacattgtcaccccatggaatccatggaaccaggtgtccatggtgacactggagaacattgtcaccccatggaatccatggaaccaggtgtccatggtgacactggagaacattgtcacccaatggaatccatggaaccaggtgtccatggtgacactggagaacattgtcaccccatggaatccatggaaccacgtgtccatggtgacactggagaacattgtcaccccatggaatccatggaaccaggtgtccatggtgacagagcCGGGCCTAATGGAACCTACTGGAACACAGGAGAACATTGTTACCTGTTGGAACCcgggctgctgagaattttggaCTTTCTGAGCTGAAagacactgacccccaagagaacactgcatttgacctgaggctgtggagaaggcttccaaaatggaatgatggaactgggattatgggtgtggagtttgaatagaagggtgtaatatcacatggtggacaacttggagtttaaggttttagaatatagtaatatagataaagcaagatggaggttttagggtggaggctgatccttcttcttcttcttctccttctccttctccttcttctacttcttcttcttctcctcctcctcaggtTTGGGTGGTactgtgtaattggataaaaaagtcccttATGTTGGGCACGGGTgcttggttattgggttaaaagtaaaaataatttaggtgccatttcttaattggacagtttatcctcagaagaccttgcagagagacagatggggctccatttttaccttgttagcgaagtgctgcagaactcacagcttgTGAGACTGTTCTAGAGACAAGAGCTAatgaacacctgagtccaaacaagaaatactgtcttgggatttcatcccgaccttggcagaaaagaaggaaaagaattgACTGTTACCCCacggaatctcatggaaccaggtgtccactgTTTCACGGTGCAGCCTCAGAGAGTGGTGAGACCCTTGTGtcaccatggaatatcctgaaacCACGGCTCCCTTGTGACAAACCTGGGCTTTATGAAACCAAGGACACCGCTGTGatacaatggaatctcatggaaccaaggtccaGTTGCGACAacgctgggcctcatggaaccaaggacacagccgtgatgcaatggaatctctAGGATCCAAGGATCAATTGTCAACCCATCAGGTTCCCATGAAACCAagcagaacattgtgacacagtggaatctcatgggagcaaggctctgctttgatcaagtggggcctcatgggacacaggtgccactgggacattgtcaGGCCTGGTAGGAACAAGACACCACTGTGGCAGACCAAGGCCTCATGGGACCTAGGAGAGCCCTGTGACACAATGGAACCTGATGGAACCAaaggcccattgtgacacggcagggtctcatggaacccctgtgccactgggacattgccagggctggtgcaagcaaggttccactgtgacaaaggcaggccttgtggcacccaggagaccattgtgggacaatggaatctcatggaagcaaggccccattgtgacaaagcgcggcctcatggaagcccactgccactgggacatctccagccttggaggaagcaagtgtccattgtgacacagcacagcctcaaatcacaggagagcagagggatgccatggaatcttggggaaccaagtgtcaattctaaacacagcgaggactcatggaacccaggagaccattgtgatgctgcacttTGTCACAATGGAGCCGTGCTTCTATGAGGATCCATGGGCCCACAAtgttctcctgggttccaggaggccccgctgggtcacaatggccccttgctcccaCGAGCCACAGCACGGTCCCCGTTGCCcctgggttctgtgaggccctgctgcgttcacaactgacacttgcttccatgggattccattgcgtcacagtggcccccatgtttccatgaggttctgctgtgtcacagtggacactgggttccacaagagctggcaatgtcccagtggcacctgtgtcctgtgggccCCACTTTGCCAAAGTAgagccttggctccatgagattccaggctgtcccaatgctctgctgagttccacgaggctgtgctgtgtcacaatggacactgagttccacctgccctggcaatATCCAAGTGGCccctggcttccatgaggccccgttgtgtttgcaggtgacacttggttccccaagatgTCATTGTCACACCGCTCTCCTGGACGCCCTGAGGCCTTGCTCTGTGTGAGAAATGACtgctacttttaaaattttaaggttgattcaaccttgaaaaaaatgacaacaaaggactgaaacaggagaaatcacagcactgggagcccttccccaccccgtggctatcagccacatggctccttcacaaattggctgctcctccttttagGCTTTTGGTGTTGCACCAGGTAATCCTAGCCccacccaaagtctgtcaggtaACTCTTTGTGGCCGTCCATTGGTGGAGAATGCTTTCTTGCAACCTGACTGGAgagcaggtgttgccatgcctgccttccagtgacaaacctgccctccccaaatgccccaaccacCAAGGCCATtacaaggggaggggaaagaggactatggggGACAGATGACAATAACATCACTACACATCTTAACACACACATAGGATCTATCTCCTCACTGTGAGACCCAACTATGACATTACTCATCTGTAACACTGTGCAATAATGGAGCCTTGTTCCTACCAgacctggcaatgtcccagtggcatcTGTGTCCCATGGGGCCCCACTtggtcaaagcagagccttggcttaaCAACTGACCCTTGTTTCCTTGAGATtccctctgtgaaaaacacgttcactctcctgtgaaaatgtacaaagtttaataaaggacaatgggagagcaggaccatggagcaaaggttattacggccgggtgcatcttggcactcagccaggagcaccctgttaccttcggggatcccctgaaatacctttccccttacatcagcctggtgcatattcatagagcctcatgcatatccataaactactttacatattccaggaatgattttacatggcccctccttgggtctgccttttcagagcatgtgtgtttcttggctgtggttttggctccttctctttatcacctccagtttttgggccttggtgcactctgccttcaggcggggagtgctgatagttggcagatctgtacaggtgtcctcatcctgggtgcattggatgttatcccatccaagcaggcagtttaacagaAGCAGCTTTTTCACAAGCTTAATTAacgacagaaataaaaactatagaacaaagttcctttaaaaaacagtcccagcccatatttgatcccagtctgtgtggtcctgatccatatggtcccagtccctgggatcccagtccatacagtcccagtccatatttgatcccacttCAGGCTATCCTGGTCTGGAGGGTTCTGATCCACACGATCCCCATCCATGTGATCCCAGCCCaggtgatcccagcccatatttgatcccagtccatatttgatcccagtccatctttgatcccagtctgtggggtcctgcacacactccctgggtctggaattccagttcccagccaggaaaaaatgttcctgcccttgaacttccttcctatcccctcaacaaattggaataaaattataaacaaacaaataataattgaaattaaataaattataataaaaataaaatataaaaatctcaactcttctTTACAATGATTCAACTCCAACAATGATTCAACTCAAACCAACAATaactattactataatattaccaatgcttataaataaacaaattatatatcaagaaataccttttgaaaattttaactcgatgactaatgtactttagataaaaatatctaaagaaaCTACCATGCAAACTAACACATCTTagttaaacaattcatattacaaatatactaaacacaaaaccagacACCAGtacaatttctcagacatttcaaccaaaaaattaaactttaataacatccttaagtactcttgaaaaattaaaattattttcaaaagattAATTGTGTgcaggtggttttattttgatattggtttttggattgtttgggttagatgatttaaaaaatgggaattttataggaattgaatcagctgaaaaggtggcactctgcaaacagaaatgactgaaaatgaacgggacagaaatcagtaactctgaaagttttatttgctatcaaatacatcccacacacccagccccacacaatccccatcccactgctccaaattgagatcccacttctcccaatctccttccaacTCCATCTCAACTTGACAGCTGTGGAATGGAGTGAGTTTGGCATGGGATTGAGTTTTTTGAGGAGGGAACAAGCAATCTGAGGTGGAATTGAGCCCTTTggggttaaaattcagttattttcagtagAATAtgagtggttttgaggtgactGTTCCATCCCCCCAGACTTTTGGAGcagagagagatggagaagagaaaaaaattcaggccaaaccaaaggagaagcagccaggtgtattcccaacatggatcacagggaatgtgagtgaccagggctgtgcccaaagtgcctcctccagtgggggatggagctgcagcagcgcacgaagctcttcccgcactcggggcactcgcagggcttcccttaccggtgcctccgttggtgtcgggtcaagtgagagctcctggagaagctcttcccacactggggacactcgtagggcctctccccactgtggatgcgccggtgcttGACAAGGTcggagttgtgcttgaatcccttcccacagtcggggcattggaatggCCTCTCATCTGTGTGAATCCAATAGTGCtggaggagcctggagctggtcagaaacctcttcctgcatttatcacactcgtagggcctctccccagtgtggatgcgctgatgggtgatgagggtggagttacgcttgaatcccttcccgcagtcggggcattggaagggcctctcctctgtgtgaatccaatagtgctggaggagactggagctggtctgaaagctcttcccacacttggagcactcatagggcctctccccagtgtggatcctctggtggccGATCAGgtgggagctctggctgaagctcttcctacattccccacactcatagggcttcTCCCCCGTGTGGgacctctggtgcctgatcaggctggagctctctctgaagctcttcccacactccccacactcgtagggcctctccccagtgtggatcctctggtgcttGATCAGCTcggagttccacctgaagctcttcccacactcctcgcacgtgtggggcttctccccatcagggagctgctcatggagcaccagctccgagctctggctccatctctggccgccttcccggcccaggctggctctttccccctcacatccccgccatctgcgtttgcagcccctcctcgtgcggcatctccgggccttttcctccccgttggcttcctgcgccgtggagccgctcaaaacggcctctgccaccaggttctgccgcgggcatttgtcctccctgctctccatgctcagctcctgctctgggcgaggaaggacaaggacagcatgggatttgcctccgtgccacaggcaagggcaacgagatccccccaggccgtctctggggacgcactgccccctcttggctctccccatttcgggatgccggggctgtttgggctccgggctcccttctcccctcattctctgctctgggctgcagcggctccaaggagtcccccctgcccctctccaggctcttgaggctcccgccaatggcggcgctcccccctctctggcctccccactttggcctcctgggggacacagggctctgctcctccaggctgcctctgccggcagccgccaccgccaccccccgatgtccccccgaggggccttttccgctcagccttggacttcttcattctccaaacatcccccaaaaacccaacccagggaccccccgggatatccgggccgggctccccctccccgctcaccggagccatggggggggcgatgatcccacaggtgggggctgcgaattcaggcagggctcGAGACTGCGTGGTTCccgcagctcagccttgatccgcccttgtccctcctcttcctcttcctcctgctcctcctctgtcctatctccacctccttctcctcctcccccctaaccccgcctccttcactgccctttctcctcccgctcctcctcttccatcccccctcctcctcctcccctgtcttATCCTCACCTCCgtctcctcttccatcccgccccttccattccttctcctcctcctccccctccatccccgcctcctcctccccctccatccctgcccttccctccctcctcctcctcccccagcagcagccacaccctcggtgccccgttcccgcagccctcgcagcccgcggcagcagcggcgatggagccgggccaggtcggcatgggcagcgcggggctctcggctgctcccagccgctgcgggcggggggaacccggcccgggccaaaggagaggcaaactgggcaaactgggggcagatcacaaagctaaggatgcagcagaaaatggagctgaaagagttatgttaatattaactccaaacgaggacaagctggaaattccaaagtttagggaagccgagaaaaaagaattaaacaagataggaaatgaacaagataaatcagggaaatagaaacttctacatgacttaataaaatgtgcttactaggaaaagattagaagacgtgcatcagaaaccccactggcgtactcaagctttgtgtgatcattttttaaggaattttgggtgcactgggatttttggtgtagcaaagcaagtcactgaaagatgcttaatttgccaaaggataaataaaaaggtgatgagaaaaacaacattaggaggtcatgagttagctcgtcgaccatttcaaaatatccaagcagaagtttagatttgttaggttctggatttatttggaaaaaaacccatttaatctagaagaaagagaagatgccatatgttagacaggagattttaggagaataaaaatctttgaagtatcagaaacacccgaggaaaaaagcaagaaaataaaaaggggaaatgaaagggaggggaacaagaggaaaagtcagaaagagagtgggatcctctgcagctcttgccccctccgttggcggccgaggcgcctgtcccgggtcccggctcgctgcccgcctcagctccgcctgccccggtttccatcccaggtgcgggctcactgcccagggcagctccacctgccccggcgctggcggtgaatttgtgtgccctggccccactgcccggcccgcggccgctctgccggccatgctggggaagatggggttgctctgtcctgccgcgtgggccgaggtcaccgcgccgaccgcaccgagggcgggtcccagccatcccatccccggctgccctgcccgtgccagctgcgctgggcagcgccgctgctgctgccggggtctcccacctgccttttctctgccgggagctgccggatcagccgccagaagccatgtggggctcggcctccacgggaagatccccctctggcgattccggcagcagaccctgcccacactccgaccgagcctcggcgggatatcctcccctgacccctcctgctctgagttacgtccccttggtaaccacagctccggctgttcagggaaaatccctctctctacaggaagcaccttatcgaaacactaggagctcagttaaaaggcagccctctccaaattctttctcaaaacacgggagaaaggctatagaaggtaaaaaagtgaaagagttaggtgaagggattgctctattgccgttcagagaggttcccatggcagggatgcgctgccccgccccgcgggagccaccggcgcccctgccggccgtgcccggaactgcacccaaggggaaagcgccgcagccgaaaggccgggaccggctccgggctctgtttgttgtcactgccggagctgttgatacacactactattattatattatacacactagtaaagaaccgttattcctaatcccatatctttgcctgagagccccttgatttcactatcctaaaaattaagagggagggggtttgcattctccgttccaagagaggctttttctgccttcccaagcagacgcctgtcttgtaaagcaagacaagcacccacaggcactgaggggggctgcaggaggggcagaagaaggccctgcagcacttgggcacaaaggcccagcaggtgaatgcaagaagggagcagcaaaaggccaagctgaaggcaaaggccagggcagagctcctacagcccctgagggatcagccccagggcccaagggggccccagcacccagggcacggctcggccacaagcacccggcagaggcattgccctcctcggcagggcacagcccacccaaacagcccctggcaaggaatcagggctccggctgcagggcacaaggacactgcaatcagagacagcagcaccctcaggaccagcaagtccaccccgtgatggacatggattggcagggctgtcacagctcccatcacaccagggaccctccacactggagcccttgagaacattcaggtgggtctgcattgagaggaggcattttctgatggacacaggggcctctcaatctgctctgaatcttagacctaaaggggaaaatagtaaaggaatattttaatttttaagggaatgagagggaaagatgagcaggtatgatttgttcaaccactattagaagctgtgggggataggtttgaaataaatgaatttctttttcttcctcctgtgattgtaattaactaggaaggagtttgagagctggattttaatactgtaaaaagggatacagaggctagttctgttgtacctctgtgtcaaaagtctgacaacgcctatgctgaagtga
The Agelaius phoeniceus isolate bAgePho1 chromosome 15, bAgePho1.hap1, whole genome shotgun sequence genome window above contains:
- the LOC129126570 gene encoding uncharacterized protein LOC129126570; this translates as MESREDKCPRQNLVAEAVLSGSTAQEANGEEKARRCRTRRGCKRRWRGCEGERASLGREGGQRWSQSSELVLHEQLPDGEKPHTCEECGKSFRWNSELIKHQRIHTGERPYECGECGKSFRESSSLIRHQRSHTGEKPYECGECRKSFSQSSHLIGHQRIHTGERPYECSKCGKSFQTSSSLLQHYWIHTEERPFQCPDCGKGFKRNSTLITHQRIHTGERPYECDKCRKRFLTSSRLLQHYWIHTDERPFQCPDCGKGFKHNSDLVKHRRIHSGERPYECPQCGKSFSRSSHLTRHQRRHRQSQRGSRARERAEPATQQTHRERESKFEQSLQRAKSAQTRLD